A single window of Streptomyces sudanensis DNA harbors:
- a CDS encoding FxLD family lanthipeptide yields MAPAVLTQPTEEKTSATSDPFDLDVEIVSEMGADLLPQACGTGDGCGATCSSSCTSAV; encoded by the coding sequence ATGGCTCCTGCTGTCCTGACCCAGCCGACCGAGGAGAAGACCTCGGCAACGAGCGACCCGTTCGACCTGGACGTGGAGATCGTCTCCGAGATGGGCGCCGACCTGCTGCCGCAGGCGTGCGGCACCGGCGACGGGTGCGGGGCGACGTGCTCCTCGTCGTGCACGAGCGCCGTCTGA
- a CDS encoding Scr1 family TA system antitoxin-like transcriptional regulator yields MRWGGPVRQSKRGCGHVCLPGNRQIAVEEAARGYRSYAALVLPCRFQTAGYARYVGSENPSRPFEHLQAGTTWRKPPVLLGRYFLDRPSSDSEVMAGQLVYLLSLIEEGQAQIRLVESSMADTVVELALPGQTVLVTEGIGLTVYHADPCQVQLHGYGLGLIEKTALSPRESRTLLIRPATGTGRRPRSCARPSRRPDKLRLPPDASGAGPRV; encoded by the coding sequence ATGAGGTGGGGAGGGCCTGTTCGACAGTCAAAGCGTGGCTGTGGACACGTCTGCCTCCCGGGGAACCGGCAGATCGCGGTCGAGGAAGCCGCCCGCGGGTACCGGTCCTACGCCGCCCTCGTCCTGCCATGCCGGTTCCAGACCGCGGGTTACGCGCGCTACGTCGGGTCGGAGAACCCGAGCCGGCCGTTCGAGCACCTTCAGGCGGGCACCACGTGGAGAAAACCGCCGGTGCTGCTGGGCCGGTACTTCCTGGACCGGCCCAGCAGCGACTCGGAGGTGATGGCCGGGCAACTCGTCTACCTGCTGTCGCTCATCGAGGAGGGACAGGCCCAGATCCGGCTCGTGGAGAGCTCGATGGCCGACACCGTGGTCGAGCTGGCTCTGCCCGGCCAGACGGTCCTCGTCACCGAGGGCATCGGGCTCACCGTCTACCACGCGGACCCCTGTCAGGTTCAGCTTCACGGCTACGGCCTCGGCCTCATCGAGAAGACGGCCCTGTCGCCGAGGGAGAGCCGCACTTTGCTGATCAGGCCCGCGACCGGCACAGGGAGAAGGCCGAGGTCCTGCGCAAGGCCGTCACGGCGGCCTGACAAGCTCCGCCTCCCGCCCGACGCTTCAGGGGCGGGGCCCCGGGTGTAA